A DNA window from uncultured Methanoregula sp. contains the following coding sequences:
- the carB gene encoding carbamoyl-phosphate synthase large subunit — protein sequence MPKKSHIKKVLIIGSGPIQIGQAAEFDFSGSQACRAMREEGVKVVLVNSNPATIQTDPEMADAVYIEPLRADIIAKIIEKEKPDGILSGMGGQTGLNMTAELAEKGALKNVEILGTPLEAIYKGEDREKFRNLMLEIGEPVPKSIIVTSLSQVDEAITAIGLPAVVRPAYTLGGAGGGIARTREELYRTVELGLSRSRIHQVLIEESVLGWKEIEFEVMRDSSNTCIIICGMENVDPMGVHTGESVVVAPILTLRDDEFQMMRSAAIKIIRALDVQGGCNVQFAFRNGDYRVIEVNPRVSRSSALASKATGYPIARVAAKIAIGLRLDEITNTVTGCTPASFEPAIDYIVVKVPRWPFDKFKGADRTLTTAMKSTGEVMAIGRNIEEAFMKARRSLDTDVRSHTSPSEIRMILSRPTDERFHCLFDAFRQGFTLEEIVQLTSITPFFLEKIKNIVELEKRLAGPARTQADITLAKTYGFANTEICQLTGKSREEIEALVHAPSYKMVDTCAAEFPANTPYFYSTYESECEIVPTDSKKVLILGSGPIRIGQGIEFDYCTVHAVQALREEEGVEVHIVNNNPETVSTDFDTSDRLFFEPMQLEDVMNILKKDRYYGVMVQFGGQNAVNLAVPIEGEIKRLGIPVRILGTTPDAMDIAEDRDRFSILLKKLNIPCPPNSSAYSEAEAKAKAEQIGYPVLVRPSYVLGGRAMEIVHNENELETYMKEAVRVSRNHPVLIDSYLQNAIELDVDAVCDGDEVLIGGIMEHIEQAGIHSGDSACVIPTQSLSPAILATVREYTRKLALGLGVIGLVNLQLAVKDNVVYILEANPRASRTVPFVSKATGIPVAKIAAKVMVGRKLRDLGYREREIKHVAVKEVLLPFNKLSGVDTMLGPEMKSTGEVMGIDYDFGLAFYKACISADNELPLKGNVFVSVNIEQKEEVIPIARQLRDLGLTLYGTEGTVDYLYEAGIEANLVRKVQEGSPNVLDMMRHGEIRLIINTPQDKQSRQDHYQIMRAAVDFGIPYITTLQAARAAALAIDAIKREKITIEPIAHYLK from the coding sequence ATGCCGAAGAAAAGCCATATCAAGAAAGTCCTGATCATCGGATCCGGCCCCATCCAGATCGGCCAGGCTGCAGAATTCGACTTCTCCGGAAGCCAGGCCTGCCGCGCCATGCGCGAAGAGGGCGTGAAAGTAGTACTGGTCAACTCGAACCCGGCAACTATCCAGACCGATCCGGAGATGGCAGACGCGGTGTACATCGAACCGCTGCGTGCCGATATCATTGCAAAGATCATCGAGAAGGAGAAGCCGGACGGGATCCTCTCGGGCATGGGCGGCCAGACCGGCCTGAACATGACCGCTGAACTTGCGGAAAAGGGAGCCCTCAAAAATGTGGAGATCCTCGGAACGCCGCTTGAGGCAATCTACAAAGGAGAAGACCGGGAGAAATTCCGGAACCTGATGCTCGAGATCGGCGAACCGGTTCCAAAGAGCATCATCGTGACAAGCCTCAGCCAGGTCGACGAGGCGATCACTGCCATCGGCCTCCCGGCAGTTGTCCGGCCGGCATATACCCTCGGGGGCGCTGGGGGCGGAATTGCCCGCACCCGCGAGGAACTCTACCGGACCGTTGAACTCGGGCTTTCGCGTTCCCGCATCCACCAGGTCCTCATCGAGGAGAGCGTTCTAGGCTGGAAAGAGATCGAGTTCGAGGTCATGCGCGACTCGTCCAATACCTGCATCATCATCTGCGGCATGGAGAACGTGGACCCCATGGGAGTCCATACCGGCGAGAGCGTGGTCGTGGCCCCGATTCTCACCCTGCGCGACGACGAGTTCCAGATGATGCGCAGCGCCGCCATCAAGATCATCCGGGCCCTGGACGTCCAGGGCGGCTGCAATGTCCAGTTCGCATTCCGGAACGGCGACTACCGGGTCATCGAAGTCAACCCGCGGGTCTCCCGCTCATCGGCGCTTGCATCCAAGGCCACCGGTTACCCGATCGCCCGGGTTGCCGCCAAGATTGCAATCGGCCTGCGCCTCGACGAGATTACCAACACCGTGACCGGCTGCACGCCGGCATCGTTCGAGCCTGCAATCGATTATATCGTGGTCAAGGTCCCGCGCTGGCCCTTTGACAAGTTCAAGGGCGCCGACCGGACCCTCACCACCGCCATGAAAAGTACCGGCGAAGTCATGGCAATCGGGAGGAATATCGAAGAAGCCTTCATGAAAGCCAGGCGATCGCTCGATACCGATGTCCGGTCCCACACGAGCCCGAGCGAGATCCGGATGATCCTCTCAAGGCCAACGGACGAACGGTTCCACTGCCTTTTCGATGCCTTCCGCCAGGGATTCACACTCGAAGAGATCGTCCAGCTCACCTCTATTACCCCGTTCTTCCTGGAGAAGATCAAGAACATCGTGGAACTGGAAAAACGCCTTGCCGGCCCTGCCCGCACCCAGGCGGATATCACCCTTGCAAAGACCTATGGCTTTGCCAACACGGAGATCTGCCAGCTGACCGGGAAGAGCCGGGAGGAGATTGAGGCGCTGGTCCATGCACCCTCCTACAAGATGGTCGACACCTGCGCCGCTGAGTTCCCGGCCAACACGCCGTACTTCTACTCCACGTATGAATCCGAATGCGAGATCGTGCCAACGGACTCGAAAAAAGTTTTGATCCTGGGATCCGGGCCCATCCGCATAGGACAGGGAATTGAATTCGACTACTGTACCGTCCATGCCGTCCAGGCGCTGCGGGAAGAGGAGGGCGTGGAAGTCCACATTGTCAACAACAACCCGGAAACCGTTTCCACGGATTTCGATACCTCCGACCGCCTCTTCTTCGAACCCATGCAGCTCGAGGACGTGATGAACATCCTCAAGAAGGACCGGTACTATGGCGTCATGGTCCAGTTCGGCGGGCAGAACGCCGTCAACCTTGCCGTCCCGATAGAGGGCGAGATAAAAAGGCTGGGCATTCCAGTCCGCATCCTCGGGACAACCCCCGATGCCATGGATATCGCCGAGGACCGGGACCGGTTCAGCATCCTGTTAAAGAAACTCAATATTCCCTGCCCGCCCAACAGCTCTGCCTATTCCGAGGCTGAGGCAAAGGCAAAAGCGGAACAGATCGGCTACCCGGTCCTCGTGCGGCCCTCCTATGTCCTTGGAGGAAGGGCCATGGAGATCGTCCACAATGAGAACGAGCTCGAAACCTACATGAAAGAGGCAGTCCGGGTCAGCAGGAATCACCCGGTCCTCATCGACTCCTATCTCCAGAATGCGATCGAACTGGACGTGGACGCCGTGTGCGATGGCGATGAAGTCCTAATCGGCGGGATCATGGAGCATATCGAGCAGGCCGGCATCCATTCGGGCGACTCTGCCTGTGTCATCCCCACCCAGTCCCTCTCGCCTGCAATCCTCGCAACCGTCAGGGAATACACCCGGAAGCTTGCGCTCGGGCTTGGTGTAATCGGCCTTGTCAACCTCCAGCTGGCCGTGAAGGACAACGTGGTCTACATTCTCGAAGCCAATCCCCGGGCCAGCCGGACGGTGCCGTTTGTATCCAAGGCAACCGGAATACCGGTGGCCAAGATCGCAGCCAAGGTCATGGTCGGCAGGAAACTGCGGGATCTCGGGTACAGGGAGCGCGAGATAAAGCACGTTGCCGTAAAGGAAGTGCTCCTCCCGTTCAACAAGCTCAGCGGGGTCGACACGATGCTCGGACCCGAGATGAAGAGCACGGGCGAGGTCATGGGCATCGATTACGATTTCGGGCTCGCGTTCTACAAGGCCTGCATATCCGCAGACAACGAACTCCCGCTCAAGGGGAATGTCTTTGTCTCGGTCAACATCGAACAGAAAGAGGAGGTCATCCCCATTGCCCGGCAGCTCCGCGACCTCGGGCTCACCCTTTACGGAACGGAAGGGACGGTGGATTATCTCTACGAGGCAGGAATCGAAGCGAACCTTGTCCGGAAAGTGCAGGAAGGCTCCCCCAATGTGCTCGACATGATGCGGCATGGCGAGATCCGCCTCATCATCAACACCCCCCAGGACAAGCAGTCACGCCAGGATCATTACCAGATCATGCGTGCGGCAGTGGACTTCGGGATCCCCTATATCACCACCCTGCAGGCGGCGCGGGCAGCAGCGCTTGCGATTGATGCCATCAAGCGGGAGAAGATCACAATCGAGCCGATTGCCCACTACCTGAAATAA
- a CDS encoding argininosuccinate synthase has protein sequence MGKGTIVLAYSGGLDTSICIPLLKERYDYDRVVTVAVNVGQRDEEIDVATKKGEKLADKHYTIDARQKFVKEHIFPAIRANGSYEGYPMGTSLARPLIAEEVVKIAQKEHATAIGHGCTGKGNDQLRFDFIIRSAGLEVVAPIRELNLTRDWEIDYAKKHKIPVPVKKDKPWSMDENCWSRSIEGGQLEDPAYHPPEEIYLWTVSPLKAKDKPEKLTISFAEGIPVSLNGKKLGGYELIQKLNVLAGSHGIGRNDMIEDRILGLKARENYEHPAATVILTAHRDLEALTLTRQELVFKRGVDDKWSELAYKGLVYEPLYAALNAFIETTQKRVNGSVDLELYKGSVRVLGRSSPNAIYSNDLVSFDSASIDQCHAIGVSQYFGIQARLVRQMQRKKK, from the coding sequence ATGGGAAAAGGCACGATTGTTCTTGCATATTCCGGGGGTCTTGACACCTCCATCTGTATTCCTTTGTTGAAAGAGCGGTACGATTATGACCGGGTTGTTACCGTTGCCGTCAACGTAGGCCAGCGCGATGAGGAGATCGATGTTGCGACAAAAAAAGGCGAGAAACTTGCAGACAAGCACTACACCATCGATGCCCGGCAGAAGTTTGTCAAAGAGCATATCTTCCCGGCCATCCGTGCAAACGGGTCCTACGAAGGGTATCCCATGGGCACCTCGCTTGCCCGCCCCCTGATTGCCGAAGAAGTGGTCAAGATTGCGCAGAAGGAACATGCAACCGCAATCGGTCACGGCTGCACGGGAAAAGGCAATGACCAGCTCAGGTTCGATTTCATCATCCGGAGCGCCGGTCTTGAAGTGGTTGCACCCATCCGGGAACTCAATCTCACCCGGGACTGGGAGATCGATTATGCCAAAAAGCACAAGATCCCGGTGCCGGTCAAGAAGGACAAGCCCTGGAGCATGGACGAGAACTGCTGGAGCCGGAGTATCGAAGGGGGACAGCTCGAAGACCCCGCGTACCATCCTCCCGAAGAGATCTACCTCTGGACCGTTTCGCCACTGAAAGCAAAGGACAAGCCGGAGAAGCTTACGATTAGCTTTGCGGAAGGTATCCCGGTCTCGCTGAATGGCAAGAAACTCGGGGGATACGAACTCATCCAGAAACTCAACGTCCTTGCCGGCAGCCATGGTATCGGCAGAAACGATATGATCGAGGACCGTATCCTCGGCCTCAAGGCACGCGAGAATTACGAGCACCCGGCGGCAACCGTCATTCTGACGGCCCACCGGGATCTCGAAGCCCTGACGCTCACCCGGCAGGAACTGGTCTTCAAGCGGGGAGTGGACGACAAGTGGTCGGAGCTGGCTTACAAGGGGCTTGTGTACGAGCCGCTGTATGCGGCCCTGAACGCGTTCATCGAGACCACCCAGAAACGGGTGAACGGTTCCGTTGATCTCGAACTCTACAAAGGCAGCGTCCGTGTTCTCGGCCGTTCGTCCCCGAATGCGATCTATTCAAACGACCTTGTCTCCTTTGACAGTGCGTCCATCGACCAGTGCCATGCGATCGGCGTATCCCAGTATTTCGGCATCCAGGCCCGCCTTGTCCGGCAGATGCAGAGAAAGAAGAAGTAA
- a CDS encoding methanogenesis marker 14 protein: MCASFFSRFTKPKPYIVESPPPPSITHGAGMQIPEYKNKPYFIVASVEMGNTTTKCILTGVSLETGMSYVINKTVSMSRDIRPPKPGETIFGATLDGTELTREAVTELVRDTLIRCHEEAHLSIQTDLDFVVRSTGVVAEMESPDQVGDFVIALANGCLNAGVPPRKMTPPMSKANLSEKLQEFSFADKVVFVGAVAGVLPPVGSTGVEMVANEMEGELAMAGIKEGAKWTPVDFRNPCISIDFGTTLDGRITSDVDPNNPNPFAKTVGNFCGLAGAIPDAIVRGTGLVQQRTGTALDIFGEHSVTGGLFSGGSRTVVEDYVKRCHEHIDIRIVPPERDRFGRVPVNAKLAEESGIAMIGCDCGTNSSDMDKLLAIGAEIHKNHGLSTLNDVIDRVCSLMALRLIDVAVEKNLVPKNASIGFTGRAAISGRKPDFILEGIIKRNLFDNPVDHVVFVDDGLARGAALMGRCMNSLGKPKNPIGGVRGGKCIMSQRIKIGK, from the coding sequence ATGTGCGCCAGTTTTTTTTCCCGATTCACAAAACCCAAGCCGTACATCGTGGAGAGCCCGCCGCCACCGTCAATAACCCATGGTGCCGGGATGCAGATCCCGGAATACAAGAACAAGCCGTATTTCATTGTTGCATCGGTCGAGATGGGAAACACCACAACGAAATGTATCCTGACCGGCGTGAGCCTTGAAACGGGAATGTCGTATGTGATCAACAAGACCGTGAGCATGAGCAGGGATATCCGGCCTCCCAAACCCGGCGAGACAATCTTTGGCGCAACACTCGATGGGACGGAGCTCACCCGGGAAGCAGTCACGGAGCTTGTCCGGGACACCCTGATCCGGTGCCACGAGGAGGCGCACCTCAGCATCCAGACGGATCTCGATTTCGTTGTCCGGAGCACGGGCGTGGTTGCCGAGATGGAATCCCCGGACCAGGTGGGGGATTTTGTGATCGCGCTTGCAAACGGGTGTCTCAATGCAGGAGTCCCGCCACGGAAGATGACGCCCCCCATGTCGAAGGCAAACCTATCGGAAAAACTCCAGGAGTTCAGTTTTGCCGACAAGGTGGTCTTTGTCGGCGCAGTTGCCGGGGTTCTCCCGCCGGTCGGCTCGACCGGGGTCGAGATGGTGGCAAACGAGATGGAAGGCGAACTGGCCATGGCCGGCATCAAGGAAGGCGCGAAATGGACTCCCGTGGATTTCCGGAACCCCTGTATCTCGATTGATTTCGGGACCACCCTTGACGGGCGGATAACGAGCGATGTTGATCCAAATAATCCCAACCCGTTTGCAAAGACCGTGGGAAACTTCTGCGGGCTCGCCGGTGCCATTCCTGATGCAATAGTCCGGGGGACGGGGCTTGTCCAGCAAAGGACGGGGACGGCTCTTGACATCTTTGGCGAGCACAGTGTAACGGGCGGCCTTTTTTCCGGGGGAAGCCGCACTGTTGTCGAGGACTATGTGAAACGCTGCCACGAGCACATCGATATCCGGATAGTCCCGCCCGAGCGGGACCGGTTCGGCAGGGTGCCGGTGAATGCAAAGCTTGCCGAGGAGTCCGGCATAGCCATGATCGGGTGCGACTGCGGCACCAACAGCAGCGATATGGACAAACTGCTTGCCATCGGGGCCGAGATCCATAAAAACCATGGTCTCTCCACCCTGAATGACGTGATCGACCGGGTCTGCTCCCTGATGGCCCTGCGGCTGATCGATGTGGCGGTGGAGAAGAACCTGGTCCCGAAGAATGCCTCGATAGGGTTCACCGGCAGGGCCGCGATTTCCGGAAGGAAACCCGACTTTATCCTGGAAGGAATCATCAAGCGCAACCTCTTCGACAATCCCGTGGATCACGTGGTCTTTGTCGATGACGGCCTTGCGCGGGGCGCAGCCCTCATGGGCCGGTGCATGAACTCGCTCGGGAAGCCCAAAAATCCCATCGGCGGCGTGCGGGGCGGGAAATGTATCATGAGCCAGCGCATAAAGATAGGTAAATAA
- the argF gene encoding ornithine carbamoyltransferase: MKKDFISILDINELELEQLLSEAHQLKRQKKAGTTHLLLAGKTLAMIFEKSSTRTHISFEVGMNELGGHALFLNARDMQIRRGEEIRDTARAASRYVSAMMIRAYKHSTIEEYAKYATIPVINGLSDLEHPCQLLADIMTMQEHFGSTEELRVAWVGDGNNVCNSLILSTVLTGLHVTVSTPKGYEPPEEIVAKARSLGGNVTLVREPGLAVKDAQVIVTDTWISMGDEGEKEERMKIFRNYTVDAPLMKHASPDARVLHCLPAHRGEEISDEVMEGGQSLVWDEAENRLHAQKALLVRLLKNRPPQ; encoded by the coding sequence ATGAAGAAGGATTTTATCTCCATTCTCGATATCAACGAGCTGGAACTCGAACAACTGCTCTCGGAAGCACACCAGTTGAAACGGCAGAAGAAAGCAGGAACAACCCACCTGCTCCTGGCCGGAAAGACCCTTGCCATGATCTTTGAGAAGTCCTCGACCCGGACCCATATCTCGTTCGAAGTCGGGATGAACGAGCTCGGCGGCCACGCGCTCTTTCTCAATGCCCGCGATATGCAGATCCGGAGAGGAGAAGAGATCCGGGACACCGCACGGGCGGCCTCCCGGTACGTTTCCGCCATGATGATCCGGGCGTACAAGCACAGCACGATTGAGGAGTATGCAAAATATGCAACCATTCCCGTCATCAACGGCCTGTCCGACCTGGAACACCCCTGCCAGCTCTTGGCCGATATCATGACCATGCAGGAGCATTTCGGCTCAACCGAGGAGCTCAGGGTTGCCTGGGTGGGGGACGGGAACAATGTCTGCAATTCGCTTATCCTCTCAACCGTCCTCACCGGTCTCCATGTGACGGTTTCAACGCCAAAAGGATACGAGCCACCGGAGGAGATTGTTGCAAAAGCCCGCTCGCTCGGAGGCAACGTGACCCTGGTCCGAGAGCCCGGGCTCGCAGTCAAAGATGCCCAGGTGATCGTGACGGATACCTGGATCTCGATGGGGGACGAGGGCGAGAAGGAGGAGCGGATGAAGATCTTCAGGAATTACACGGTCGATGCCCCGCTCATGAAGCACGCGTCGCCCGATGCCCGCGTGCTCCACTGCCTGCCGGCCCATCGCGGGGAGGAGATCTCGGACGAAGTCATGGAAGGCGGCCAGAGTCTTGTCTGGGACGAGGCCGAGAACCGGCTCCATGCCCAGAAAGCCCTGCTTGTACGCCTCCTGAAGAACAGGCCCCCGCAATAA
- the purD gene encoding phosphoribosylamine--glycine ligase, which yields MKILVVGGGGREHAIAAALARNPETEIVSVMARKNPGIAALAKKTLLAKETDTARVVAFARETGADCAFIGPESPLEAGVVDELEAAGIAAIGPTRAAARLETDKGFCREMMNRHMIKGCPLYRVFHSMEDAVSFIESYDGDLVVKPIGLTGGKGVRIMGEQVDRAGAISYVRSLNGEAVIEERLLGEEFTLQAFVDGNHLVPMPLVQDHKRAHEGDTGPNTGGMGSYSLPDHMLPFVTKPDYSHALDIMKEVVAAMGRTGQPYKGILYGQFMNTADGPKVIEFNARFGDPEAMNVLSLLTSDLSEIVCHIAEGSLAKSQVTFAPKATVCKYLVPEGYPDAPHAGETITLGKDSEALLYYANVEQKGGQLVTQSSRTLAYVGMGDTLEAAEQSAEKAASSVKGRVFYRRDIGTRALLDRRVAHMKELR from the coding sequence ATGAAAATACTTGTTGTGGGCGGGGGAGGTAGGGAGCATGCGATCGCCGCGGCCCTTGCCCGCAACCCGGAAACCGAGATAGTCTCGGTGATGGCCCGAAAGAATCCCGGCATTGCAGCGCTTGCAAAGAAGACCCTGCTTGCAAAGGAGACGGACACCGCCCGCGTTGTGGCGTTTGCCCGTGAGACCGGTGCTGACTGTGCATTCATCGGCCCGGAATCGCCTCTTGAGGCCGGAGTTGTTGACGAACTCGAAGCAGCCGGGATTGCAGCAATCGGCCCGACCCGGGCCGCGGCCCGGCTCGAGACGGACAAGGGATTCTGCCGCGAGATGATGAACCGGCACATGATCAAGGGGTGCCCCCTGTACCGGGTCTTCCATTCCATGGAGGATGCGGTTTCCTTCATCGAGAGCTACGATGGCGACCTCGTTGTCAAGCCCATCGGCCTGACCGGGGGAAAAGGCGTCCGCATCATGGGAGAGCAGGTGGACCGGGCCGGTGCCATTTCGTATGTCCGGTCCCTCAATGGCGAAGCCGTGATCGAGGAACGGCTCCTGGGCGAGGAGTTCACCCTCCAGGCCTTTGTCGATGGCAATCACCTGGTCCCCATGCCGCTGGTCCAGGATCACAAGCGGGCGCATGAAGGCGACACCGGGCCCAACACCGGGGGCATGGGTTCCTACTCCCTGCCGGATCACATGCTGCCGTTCGTAACGAAACCCGATTATTCCCATGCCCTCGACATCATGAAGGAAGTTGTCGCGGCGATGGGAAGGACCGGCCAGCCGTACAAGGGGATCCTCTACGGCCAGTTCATGAATACCGCGGATGGCCCCAAGGTAATTGAGTTCAATGCCCGGTTCGGCGATCCCGAGGCCATGAACGTCCTCTCGCTCCTGACGTCCGATCTCTCCGAGATCGTCTGCCATATTGCGGAAGGTTCGCTTGCGAAGTCCCAGGTCACGTTCGCACCAAAGGCAACGGTCTGCAAGTATCTCGTGCCGGAGGGATATCCCGATGCCCCCCATGCCGGAGAAACCATAACTCTTGGTAAGGATTCCGAAGCCCTTCTCTATTACGCAAATGTTGAACAGAAGGGCGGGCAGCTGGTGACCCAGTCTTCCCGGACTCTCGCGTACGTGGGAATGGGCGACACGCTCGAAGCTGCCGAGCAGTCTGCTGAAAAGGCCGCCTCTTCGGTGAAAGGGCGCGTGTTTTACCGGCGGGACATCGGCACCCGTGCCCTGCTCGACCGGCGGGTCGCCCACATGAAGGAGCTACGATGA
- the pyrE gene encoding orotate phosphoribosyltransferase, which translates to MVNNLLADMLVSYKAIEFGDFTLASGKKSPYYIDVKTAVTNPDLLSAIARAVKDSHKFDIIAGVAVGGVSLAVATALAAGKPYAIIRSSEKDHGKKEMIIGKVKDKDVLLIEDVTTSGGSALYGINTLRAAGARAVRVITVVDREQGAAAMLKDHGVELIPLVKVSELLKQ; encoded by the coding sequence ATGGTGAACAATCTTTTAGCCGATATGCTCGTCTCGTACAAAGCCATTGAATTTGGCGACTTCACGCTCGCTTCCGGTAAAAAAAGCCCATATTATATTGATGTGAAAACCGCTGTGACCAATCCCGATCTCCTCTCGGCCATTGCCCGGGCGGTAAAAGATTCCCACAAGTTCGATATCATTGCCGGCGTTGCAGTCGGCGGGGTCTCTCTTGCCGTGGCAACGGCGCTTGCAGCCGGCAAGCCCTATGCCATCATCCGCTCTTCTGAGAAGGACCATGGCAAAAAAGAGATGATCATAGGTAAAGTGAAGGATAAGGATGTCCTTCTCATCGAGGATGTCACGACATCGGGCGGTTCGGCCCTGTACGGGATCAATACCCTGCGGGCAGCCGGTGCCCGGGCGGTCCGGGTCATCACCGTTGTTGATCGCGAGCAGGGAGCTGCTGCAATGCTCAAAGACCATGGCGTTGAACTCATCCCACTCGTGAAAGTGAGCGAGCTTTTAAAACAGTAA
- a CDS encoding CDP-2,3-bis-(O-geranylgeranyl)-sn-glycerol synthase — translation MLPAYIPNPFAALFGGGLPIDLKKNYSDGRRFFGDGKTYRGLIAGILAGIIIGVIQMYLQGIFNLTYLPQQTYLSVTLLAIGALLGDLCKSFFKRRLGKDRGSKWPVADQYDLVIGAFVLLLIVDPSWLFSQVTLAAFVVILILTPILHRATNIIGYLIKVKEVPW, via the coding sequence ATGCTTCCGGCGTATATTCCCAATCCGTTTGCTGCATTGTTCGGTGGGGGACTGCCGATCGATCTCAAGAAAAATTATTCTGACGGGCGCCGATTTTTTGGCGATGGCAAAACCTACCGGGGTCTCATAGCAGGGATCCTTGCAGGTATCATCATTGGTGTTATCCAGATGTATCTCCAGGGGATCTTCAATCTCACATATCTCCCCCAGCAGACGTACCTCTCGGTGACCCTGCTTGCAATTGGTGCACTCCTGGGCGACCTGTGCAAGAGTTTCTTCAAGCGGAGGCTGGGAAAGGACCGGGGGTCCAAGTGGCCGGTGGCCGACCAGTACGATCTCGTGATCGGGGCGTTTGTCCTGCTGCTCATCGTTGATCCATCCTGGCTCTTCTCCCAGGTCACCCTGGCAGCATTTGTCGTGATCCTGATCCTCACGCCCATTCTCCACCGGGCAACCAATATCATCGGATATCTTATCAAAGTCAAGGAGGTTCCATGGTGA
- a CDS encoding tetraether lipid synthase Tes: MLIKKTRGLCPTCNSVLDAEIVEEEGKIWLKRTCPEHGTFRHLYWSDARMYHRFEEYDAVGNGVANPQNPDAPLNSCPTACGLCNNHHSGTLLANVDLTNRCNLDCDFCFANARACGFVYEPSFDQVVAMLQVLRDEKPVPAPAVQFSGGEPTMRDDLPEIIRKAKAMGFPQVQIATNGVRIAKEPEFLQQLKDAGLNTAYLHFDGVSAATNPFLKIHLKAIENFKKIGLGLVLVPTVIRGRNDHELGDIIRFAIENIAVIRGVNFQPVAFTGAASDDDLQKSRITIPDVLGEIENQMPGVLKKDDFYPVPCVLPFSDLVEAYTGRPQVRFTAHQHCGAATYVFVQEDGGIVPVNRMVDVDAFFETIEHMAETLKKGGTLNKYKALLEGVKNMHGSVKKGEQGNTTEFWKMIGKTLIGQNFDALREFHWNALFIGTMHFMDKYNYDIERVQRCCIHYATPDGKLIPFCTYNSGPVYREQIWKKYALPPEKK, translated from the coding sequence ATGCTGATAAAAAAGACACGGGGTCTTTGCCCAACGTGCAATTCCGTATTGGATGCGGAAATTGTAGAGGAAGAGGGGAAGATCTGGCTGAAACGGACCTGTCCGGAGCACGGAACATTCCGGCACCTGTACTGGTCAGATGCTCGGATGTATCATCGGTTCGAAGAGTACGATGCCGTAGGCAATGGCGTCGCCAACCCTCAGAATCCGGATGCTCCTCTGAATAGTTGCCCAACGGCCTGCGGATTGTGTAACAACCATCACTCCGGGACCCTCCTTGCCAATGTCGATCTGACAAACCGCTGCAACCTGGACTGCGACTTCTGTTTTGCCAATGCCCGGGCCTGCGGATTTGTGTATGAGCCGAGCTTTGACCAGGTGGTCGCGATGCTCCAGGTGCTCCGGGATGAAAAACCGGTCCCTGCCCCGGCAGTCCAGTTCTCGGGTGGCGAGCCCACCATGCGGGACGACCTGCCCGAGATCATCAGGAAGGCCAAAGCCATGGGCTTTCCCCAGGTGCAGATCGCAACCAACGGCGTGAGAATCGCAAAGGAGCCGGAGTTTCTCCAGCAGCTGAAAGATGCAGGCCTCAACACCGCCTACCTCCACTTCGACGGGGTATCCGCTGCCACGAACCCGTTTCTGAAAATTCACTTAAAAGCAATCGAGAATTTCAAGAAGATAGGCCTGGGCCTCGTGCTCGTCCCGACCGTGATCCGGGGCAGGAACGACCACGAGCTCGGGGATATCATCCGGTTCGCCATCGAGAACATCGCGGTAATCCGGGGCGTGAATTTCCAGCCGGTTGCATTCACCGGCGCTGCAAGCGATGACGATCTCCAGAAATCCCGGATCACGATTCCCGATGTGCTTGGCGAGATCGAGAACCAGATGCCAGGCGTTCTGAAAAAGGACGACTTCTACCCGGTGCCCTGCGTGCTTCCGTTCTCGGATCTTGTTGAAGCATATACCGGCCGGCCGCAGGTCCGGTTCACGGCCCACCAGCACTGCGGCGCTGCAACCTATGTCTTTGTCCAGGAAGATGGCGGCATCGTCCCGGTCAACCGGATGGTGGACGTGGATGCCTTCTTCGAGACGATCGAGCACATGGCCGAGACCCTCAAGAAAGGCGGAACCCTCAACAAGTACAAGGCGCTCCTGGAAGGCGTGAAGAACATGCACGGCTCCGTCAAGAAGGGCGAGCAGGGGAACACGACCGAGTTCTGGAAGATGATCGGAAAGACTTTGATCGGCCAGAACTTCGATGCGCTCAGGGAGTTCCACTGGAACGCCCTCTTCATCGGCACCATGCACTTCATGGACAAGTACAATTACGATATCGAGCGGGTCCAGCGCTGCTGCATCCACTATGCCACACCGGATGGCAAACTGATCCCCTTCTGCACGTACAACAGCGGGCCCGTTTACCGCGAGCAGATCTGGAAGAAGTACGCCCTGCCACCGGAAAAGAAATAA